In Pseudomonas poae, a single genomic region encodes these proteins:
- a CDS encoding succinyl-diaminopimelate desuccinylase — protein MTAHADLSPTLQLAIDLIRRPSVTPIDADCQKLMMQRLGDAGFALEPMRIEDVDNFWATHGKHDGPVLCFAGHTDVVPTGPVQAWQNDPFDALIDENGMLCGRGAADMKGSLAAMLVASERFVADYPDHKGSVAFLITSDEEGPAHHGTKAVIERLAARKERLDWCIVGEPSSTTLVGDVVKNGRRGSLGATLTVRGVQGHVAYPHLAKNPIHLAAPALAELAAEHWDDGNAFFPPTSFQISNLNSGTGATNVIPGDLTAVFNFRFSTESTVEGLQQRVAAILDKHGLDWHVEWALSGLPFLTEPGALLDAVSASIKAITGRETKASTSGGTSDGRFIATLGTQVVELGPVNATIHQVNERILASDLDVLTEIYYQTLIKLLA, from the coding sequence ATGACGGCCCATGCCGACCTTTCGCCGACCCTTCAACTTGCCATCGACCTGATCCGTCGCCCCTCCGTGACGCCGATCGACGCCGATTGCCAGAAGCTGATGATGCAGCGCCTGGGCGACGCCGGTTTTGCGCTTGAGCCGATGCGCATTGAAGACGTGGATAACTTCTGGGCCACCCACGGCAAGCACGACGGCCCGGTGCTGTGCTTTGCCGGCCACACCGATGTGGTACCGACTGGCCCGGTGCAGGCCTGGCAGAACGACCCGTTCGACGCGCTGATCGACGAAAACGGCATGCTCTGTGGGCGTGGCGCGGCCGACATGAAAGGCAGCCTGGCCGCGATGCTGGTGGCTTCTGAGCGTTTCGTCGCCGACTACCCGGACCACAAAGGCTCGGTGGCCTTCCTGATCACCAGCGATGAAGAAGGCCCGGCGCACCACGGCACCAAAGCCGTGATCGAACGCCTGGCCGCCCGCAAGGAGCGCCTGGACTGGTGCATTGTCGGCGAACCATCGAGCACTACATTGGTAGGCGATGTGGTCAAGAATGGTCGTCGTGGCTCCCTCGGCGCCACCTTGACCGTACGCGGTGTGCAGGGCCACGTGGCCTACCCGCACTTGGCGAAGAACCCGATCCACCTGGCCGCACCGGCCCTGGCGGAACTGGCTGCCGAGCATTGGGATGATGGCAACGCCTTCTTCCCGCCCACCAGCTTCCAGATCTCCAACCTGAACTCCGGCACCGGCGCCACCAACGTGATCCCCGGTGACCTGACGGCCGTGTTCAACTTTCGCTTCTCCACCGAGTCCACCGTCGAAGGCCTGCAGCAACGTGTAGCGGCAATCCTCGACAAGCACGGCCTGGACTGGCACGTGGAGTGGGCACTATCGGGCCTGCCGTTCCTCACCGAACCGGGCGCGTTGCTGGATGCGGTATCCGCGAGCATCAAGGCAATCACCGGGCGTGAAACCAAGGCGTCCACCAGCGGCGGTACGTCGGATGGGCGTTTCATCGCCACCCTCGGTACCCAGGTGGTCGAATTGGGCCCGGTCAACGCGACGATTCACCAAGTGAATGAGCGCATCCTGGCCAGTGACCTCGATGTGCTGACCGAAATCTACTACCAAACCCTGATCAAGTTGCTCGCCTGA
- a CDS encoding glycosyltransferase, whose product MASRKFGLNLVVVLAIAALFTGFWALINRPVTAPNWPEQISGFSYSPFQQGQFPQKDQYPTDDQMRRDLEIMSKLTDNIRTYSVDGTLGDIPKLAEEFGLRVTLGIWISPDLERNEREIQRAIEIANSSRSVVRVVVGNEALFREEITPEALIVLLDRVRAAVKVPVTTSEQWHIWEKNPQLAKHVDLIAAHILPFWEYIPMDKAGQYVLDRAKDLKKLFPKKPLLLSEVGWPSNGRMRGGNETSPADQAIYLRTLVNKLNRQGYNYFVIEAFDQPWKVSDEGSAGAYWGVYNAARQQKFNFEGPVVAIPQWRVLAIGSVVLALLSLTLLMIDGSALRQRGRTFLTFIAFLCGSVLVWIGYDYSQQYSTWFSVTVGILLALGALGVFIVLLTEAHELAEAVWTHKRRREFLPVEGDSDYRPKVSIHVPCYNEPPEMVKQTLDALAALDYPDYEVLIIDNNTKDPAVWEPVRDYCETLGPRFKFFHVAPLAGFKGGALNYLIPHTATDAEVIAVIDSDYCVSPNWLKHMVPHFADPKIAVVQSPQDYRDQNESTFKKLCYAEYKGFFHIGMVTRNDRDAIIQHGTMTMTRRSVLEELGWADWCICEDAELGLRVFEKGLSAAYYHDSYGKGLMPDTFIDFKKQRFRWAYGAIQIIKRHTASLLRGKDTELTRGQRYHFLAGWLPWVADGMNIFFTVGALLWSAAMIIVPTRVDPPLLIFAIPPLALFVFKVGKIIFLYRRAVGVNLKDAFCAALAGLALSHTIAKAVLYGFFTTSIPFFRTPKNADNHGFWVAISEAREEMFIMLLLWGAALGIYLVQGLPSNDIRFWVVMLLVQSLPYVAALIMAFLSSLPKPAAEPEPAPAA is encoded by the coding sequence ATGGCATCGCGTAAATTTGGACTCAACTTGGTGGTCGTGTTGGCAATCGCCGCACTGTTTACCGGCTTCTGGGCGCTGATCAACCGCCCCGTCACTGCTCCCAACTGGCCTGAGCAGATCTCCGGTTTTTCCTACTCGCCGTTCCAACAAGGCCAGTTCCCACAGAAAGACCAATACCCCACCGACGATCAGATGCGCCGTGACCTTGAGATCATGAGCAAGCTGACGGACAACATCCGTACCTACTCGGTCGACGGCACGCTGGGAGACATCCCCAAGCTGGCGGAAGAGTTCGGCCTGCGGGTAACCCTGGGTATCTGGATCAGCCCGGACCTGGAACGCAACGAGCGTGAAATCCAGCGCGCCATCGAGATCGCCAACAGCTCGCGCAGCGTAGTGCGGGTGGTGGTCGGCAACGAAGCCTTGTTCCGTGAGGAAATCACCCCAGAAGCACTGATCGTGCTGCTGGACCGCGTACGCGCCGCAGTGAAAGTGCCGGTGACAACGTCCGAGCAATGGCACATCTGGGAAAAGAACCCGCAACTGGCCAAGCACGTCGACCTGATCGCCGCGCACATCCTGCCGTTCTGGGAATACATTCCGATGGACAAGGCCGGCCAGTACGTACTCGACCGCGCGAAAGACCTGAAGAAACTGTTCCCGAAAAAGCCACTGTTGCTGTCGGAAGTTGGCTGGCCGAGCAACGGCCGCATGCGTGGTGGCAATGAAACGTCCCCGGCCGACCAGGCGATTTACCTGCGTACGCTGGTGAACAAGCTGAACCGCCAGGGCTACAACTATTTCGTGATCGAGGCCTTCGATCAGCCGTGGAAAGTCAGCGACGAAGGCTCCGCCGGCGCTTACTGGGGTGTGTACAACGCGGCGCGCCAGCAGAAATTCAACTTTGAAGGGCCGGTGGTCGCGATTCCGCAATGGCGCGTACTGGCCATCGGTTCGGTGGTGCTCGCGCTGCTGTCCCTGACCCTGCTGATGATCGACGGCTCGGCCCTGCGCCAGCGTGGCCGCACGTTCCTGACGTTTATCGCGTTCCTGTGCGGGTCGGTGCTGGTGTGGATTGGCTACGACTACAGCCAGCAATACAGCACGTGGTTCAGTGTCACCGTGGGCATTCTTCTGGCCCTCGGCGCACTCGGCGTGTTTATCGTGCTGCTGACCGAGGCCCATGAACTGGCAGAAGCGGTATGGACCCACAAGCGTCGGCGTGAATTCCTGCCAGTCGAAGGTGATTCGGACTACCGCCCGAAAGTGTCGATCCACGTGCCGTGCTACAACGAGCCGCCGGAGATGGTCAAACAGACCCTCGACGCCCTGGCAGCGCTGGACTACCCGGACTACGAAGTCCTGATCATCGACAACAACACCAAGGACCCTGCTGTATGGGAACCGGTGCGCGACTACTGCGAGACCCTGGGCCCGCGCTTCAAGTTCTTCCACGTCGCGCCCCTGGCCGGCTTCAAGGGCGGCGCCCTGAACTACCTGATCCCGCACACCGCCACGGACGCCGAAGTGATCGCGGTAATCGACTCGGATTACTGCGTGTCGCCGAACTGGCTCAAGCACATGGTGCCGCACTTCGCCGACCCGAAAATCGCCGTGGTGCAGTCGCCGCAGGACTACCGCGACCAGAACGAAAGCACCTTCAAGAAGCTCTGCTATGCGGAATACAAGGGTTTCTTCCATATCGGCATGGTCACCCGCAACGACCGTGACGCGATCATCCAGCACGGCACCATGACCATGACCCGTCGCTCGGTGCTCGAAGAGCTGGGCTGGGCCGATTGGTGTATCTGTGAAGACGCCGAGTTGGGCCTACGGGTATTTGAGAAAGGTCTGTCGGCGGCGTATTACCACGACAGCTACGGCAAGGGCTTGATGCCGGATACCTTTATCGACTTCAAGAAACAGCGTTTCCGTTGGGCGTACGGTGCGATCCAGATCATCAAGCGTCACACCGCAAGCCTTTTGCGCGGCAAGGACACCGAGCTGACCCGTGGCCAGCGCTATCACTTCCTCGCGGGCTGGTTGCCGTGGGTGGCGGACGGCATGAACATCTTCTTCACCGTGGGCGCCCTGTTGTGGTCGGCGGCGATGATCATCGTGCCAACACGGGTTGACCCGCCGCTGCTGATTTTCGCGATCCCGCCATTGGCGCTGTTCGTGTTCAAGGTGGGCAAGATCATCTTCCTGTACCGTCGCGCGGTTGGCGTGAATCTAAAAGATGCGTTCTGCGCGGCCTTGGCCGGTTTGGCGTTGTCTCACACCATCGCCAAAGCAGTGCTGTATGGCTTCTTCACCACCAGTATTCCGTTCTTTCGTACACCGAAAAACGCGGATAACCACGGCTTCTGGGTAGCCATCTCCGAAGCCCGCGAAGAAATGTTCATCATGCTGCTGTTGTGGGGCGCTGCGCTGGGGATCTACCTCGTGCAGGGCCTGCCGAGCAATGACATCCGCTTCTGGGTGGTGATGCTGCTGGTGCAGTCGCTGCCGTATGTGGCGGCGTTGATCATGGCGTTCCTGTCGTCGCTGCCAAAACCTGCGGCTGAGCCAGAGCCCGCACCCGCTGCGTAA
- the tcdA gene encoding tRNA cyclic N6-threonylcarbamoyladenosine(37) synthase TcdA — MVMSTEDPRFAGVARLYGIEGLERLKAAHVAIVGVGGVGSWAAEAMARCGVGEISLFDLDDVCVSNSNRQLHALDSTVGKPKVEVMAERLRSINPDCTVHAVADFVTRDTMAEYITPNIDCVIDCIDAVNAKAALIAWCKRRKIQIITTGGAGGQIDPTLIQVCDLNRTFNDPLASKVRSTLRRDYGFSRTVTRHYSVPCVFSTEQLRYPKPDGSICLQKSFVGDGVKLDCAGGFGAVMMVTATFGMVAATKAVDKIVAGVRRPSERVKPT; from the coding sequence ATGGTCATGAGTACAGAAGATCCGCGGTTTGCAGGCGTCGCCCGCTTGTATGGCATTGAAGGCCTGGAACGCTTGAAAGCGGCCCATGTGGCGATCGTCGGCGTCGGCGGCGTTGGCTCCTGGGCGGCAGAAGCCATGGCCCGGTGCGGTGTGGGCGAGATTTCGCTGTTTGACCTGGACGACGTCTGCGTGAGCAACAGCAACCGCCAGTTGCACGCGCTGGACAGCACCGTGGGCAAACCCAAGGTCGAGGTGATGGCCGAACGCCTGCGTAGTATCAACCCGGATTGCACCGTGCATGCGGTTGCGGATTTCGTCACCCGCGACACCATGGCCGAATACATCACACCCAATATTGATTGCGTGATCGACTGCATCGACGCCGTCAACGCCAAGGCTGCGCTGATCGCCTGGTGCAAGCGCCGTAAGATCCAGATCATCACCACCGGCGGTGCGGGCGGGCAGATCGACCCGACGCTGATCCAGGTGTGCGACCTGAACCGCACCTTCAATGACCCGTTGGCGTCGAAAGTGCGCTCCACGCTGCGCCGCGATTACGGCTTCTCGCGCACCGTTACACGTCATTACAGCGTGCCGTGTGTGTTTTCCACCGAGCAACTGCGCTATCCCAAGCCGGACGGCAGCATTTGCCTGCAGAAGAGTTTCGTGGGTGACGGGGTGAAGCTGGACTGCGCCGGAGGGTTTGGCGCGGTGATGATGGTCACGGCCACGTTCGGCATGGTCGCGGCGACGAAAGCGGTGGACAAAATTGTGGCCGGGGTGCGCAGGCCTTCGGAGCGGGTCAAGCCCACCTAG
- a CDS encoding DUF4197 domain-containing protein: MLRNSLRLTALCAGLLFGANAMALDLGSLSQGDASGGLKDALTQGAQIAVKQLGVPGGFSNNPEVKIGLPGKLGKVADKLKMFGMGDQVTQLETSMNKAAETAVTQAQPILVNAVKNMSVTDAKGILTGGQDSATQYLNKSSREEIRAKFLPIVKAATDKVGVAQQYNALAGKAAAFGAVDAKSANVENYVTEQALDGLFKMIAQQEETIRKNPAAAATSLAKKVFGAL; this comes from the coding sequence ATGCTCCGTAACTCCCTTCGCCTTACCGCCCTGTGTGCCGGCCTGCTGTTCGGTGCCAACGCCATGGCCCTGGACCTCGGCAGCTTGTCCCAGGGCGACGCCAGTGGCGGCCTCAAGGACGCACTGACCCAAGGCGCTCAGATCGCCGTGAAACAACTGGGCGTACCCGGCGGTTTCAGCAACAACCCCGAAGTGAAGATCGGCCTGCCCGGCAAGCTGGGCAAAGTCGCCGACAAGCTGAAAATGTTCGGCATGGGCGACCAGGTCACGCAGCTGGAAACCAGCATGAACAAGGCCGCTGAAACCGCCGTGACCCAGGCCCAGCCGATCCTGGTGAACGCCGTGAAAAACATGAGTGTGACCGACGCCAAGGGCATCCTCACCGGCGGCCAGGATTCAGCCACCCAGTACCTGAACAAAAGCAGCCGCGAAGAAATCCGCGCCAAGTTCTTGCCTATCGTCAAAGCCGCCACCGACAAAGTCGGCGTGGCCCAGCAATACAACGCCTTGGCCGGCAAGGCTGCGGCCTTTGGCGCGGTGGACGCCAAAAGCGCCAACGTCGAGAACTACGTGACCGAACAAGCGCTGGACGGCCTGTTCAAGATGATCGCGCAGCAAGAAGAAACCATTCGCAAGAACCCGGCGGCTGCGGCTACCAGTTTGGCGAAGAAGGTGTTTGGGGCGTTGTAA
- a CDS encoding cold-shock protein produces MATRETGNVKWFNDAKGYGFIQREDGKDVFVHYRAIRGEGHRSLAEGQQVEYAVVTGEKGLQAEDVVGL; encoded by the coding sequence ATGGCAACGCGCGAAACAGGCAACGTGAAGTGGTTCAACGATGCAAAGGGTTATGGGTTCATTCAGCGCGAAGACGGCAAGGATGTGTTTGTGCACTACCGCGCCATTCGTGGTGAAGGCCACCGCTCCCTGGCCGAGGGCCAGCAGGTGGAATACGCCGTGGTGACCGGCGAGAAGGGGTTGCAGGCGGAGGATGTGGTGGGATTGTAA
- the plsB gene encoding glycerol-3-phosphate 1-O-acyltransferase PlsB: MTRSPFRRLVFGTLRRLLYLWVRSETINQSSLTLNLDRSRPVFYVLQSPSLTELAVVDAECTKAGLPRPVLPVSVGPLMEPAAFFYLTPEPDWLGRQDKRGAPPTLTRLVNTLTEHAEENAQIIPVSVFWGQSPESESSPWKLLFADSWAVTGRLRRLLSILILGRKTRVQFSAPINLRELIEHNKGHERTVRMAQRILRVHFRNLKTAVIGPDLSHRRNLVKGLVNMPLVRQAIADEAEREKISPAKAKAQALRYGNEIASDYTYTAIRFLEVVLSWFWNKIYDGIKVNNIEGVQKVAQGYEVIYVPCHRSHIDYLLLSYLLFKNGLTPPHIAAGINLNMPVIGSLLRRGGAFFMRRTFKGNPLYTSVFNEYLHTLFTKGFPVEYFVEGGRSRTGRMLQPKTGMLAITLRSFLRSSRMPIVFVPVYIGYERVLEGRTYLGELRGASKKKESIFDIFKVVGALKQRFGQVAVNFGEPIKLAEFLDNEQPDWRSQELAPNYKPAWLNETTNRLGEQVARHLNEAAAVNPVNLVALALLSTTRLALDEQAMARQLDLYLALLRRVPYSPHTTLPEGDGMALIKHVKDMDLLSEQSDALGKILYLDEQNAVLMTYYRNNVLHIFALPALLASFFQSSSRMSREQILRYTHALYPYLQSELFIRWSLEELDTVVDQWLEAFVEQGLLRFENDVFLRPAPSSRHFVLLTLLSKSIAQTLQRFYMAISLLLNSGQNSISAEELEDLCTIMAQRLSILHGLNAPEFFDKSLFRHFIQTLLEQDVLRRDEAGKLSYHDMLGELAEGAAKRVLPAEIRLSIRQVALHRVDDTPVESEAVKPE, encoded by the coding sequence ATGACCCGCTCCCCGTTCCGCCGTCTGGTGTTTGGCACCTTGCGCCGACTGTTGTACCTCTGGGTTCGCTCGGAGACGATCAACCAGTCGTCCCTTACCCTTAACCTGGACCGCAGCCGGCCGGTGTTCTACGTCCTGCAATCGCCCTCCCTTACCGAATTGGCCGTGGTCGATGCCGAGTGCACCAAAGCCGGCCTGCCACGCCCGGTGCTACCGGTATCGGTGGGCCCGCTGATGGAACCGGCGGCGTTCTTCTACCTCACGCCGGAGCCGGACTGGCTTGGCCGTCAGGACAAGCGCGGCGCGCCGCCCACCTTGACGCGCCTGGTCAATACCCTGACCGAACACGCCGAAGAGAATGCACAAATCATTCCGGTCAGCGTGTTCTGGGGGCAATCGCCCGAGAGCGAGTCCAGCCCGTGGAAACTGCTGTTTGCCGACAGCTGGGCCGTTACCGGCCGTCTGCGCCGACTGCTGAGTATCCTGATCCTCGGTCGCAAGACCCGTGTGCAATTCTCTGCGCCCATCAACCTGCGTGAATTGATCGAGCACAATAAAGGTCACGAACGCACGGTGCGCATGGCCCAACGCATCCTGCGGGTGCATTTCCGCAACCTGAAAACCGCCGTGATCGGCCCCGACCTGTCTCACCGCCGCAACCTGGTGAAGGGCTTGGTCAACATGCCACTGGTGCGCCAGGCCATTGCCGATGAGGCCGAACGGGAAAAAATCAGCCCGGCAAAGGCCAAGGCCCAGGCCCTGCGCTATGGCAACGAGATCGCCTCGGACTACACCTACACCGCGATCCGCTTCCTCGAAGTGGTATTGAGCTGGTTCTGGAACAAGATCTACGACGGCATCAAGGTCAATAACATCGAAGGCGTTCAGAAGGTTGCCCAGGGCTACGAGGTGATCTACGTCCCCTGCCACCGCAGCCACATCGACTACCTGTTGCTGTCCTATCTGCTGTTCAAGAACGGCCTGACCCCGCCGCACATCGCCGCCGGCATCAACCTGAACATGCCGGTGATCGGCAGCCTGTTGCGCCGTGGCGGTGCGTTTTTCATGCGCCGTACCTTCAAGGGCAACCCGCTGTACACCTCAGTGTTCAACGAATACCTGCACACCCTATTCACCAAGGGTTTCCCGGTGGAGTACTTCGTCGAGGGCGGGCGCTCGCGCACCGGGCGCATGCTGCAACCCAAGACCGGGATGCTGGCGATCACCCTGCGCAGCTTTTTGCGCTCATCGCGCATGCCCATCGTGTTTGTGCCGGTGTACATCGGCTATGAGCGTGTGCTCGAAGGCCGCACCTACCTCGGCGAGTTGCGTGGCGCGAGCAAGAAGAAAGAGTCGATCTTCGATATTTTCAAAGTGGTCGGCGCGCTCAAGCAGCGTTTTGGCCAGGTCGCGGTCAACTTCGGCGAGCCGATCAAGCTGGCGGAGTTCCTCGACAACGAACAACCCGACTGGCGCTCCCAGGAACTGGCCCCGAACTACAAACCGGCGTGGCTCAACGAAACCACTAACCGTCTCGGCGAGCAGGTAGCCCGCCACTTGAACGAAGCCGCTGCCGTGAACCCGGTGAACCTGGTGGCCCTGGCACTGCTGTCCACCACGCGCCTGGCCCTGGATGAACAGGCCATGGCACGCCAGTTGGACCTGTACCTGGCGCTGCTGCGCCGCGTGCCTTACTCGCCCCACACCACCTTGCCCGAAGGCGATGGCATGGCGCTGATCAAGCATGTCAAAGACATGGACCTGCTGTCGGAACAGAGCGACGCCCTCGGTAAGATTCTGTACCTGGACGAGCAGAACGCCGTCCTGATGACCTACTACCGCAACAACGTGCTGCACATCTTCGCGTTGCCTGCGTTGCTGGCGAGCTTCTTCCAGAGCAGCTCGCGGATGAGCCGCGAACAGATCCTGCGCTACACCCACGCCCTCTACCCGTATCTGCAATCGGAACTGTTTATTCGCTGGTCACTGGAGGAGTTGGATACGGTCGTCGACCAATGGCTCGAAGCGTTTGTTGAACAGGGCCTGCTGCGCTTCGAAAATGACGTGTTCCTGCGCCCGGCGCCGAGTTCACGGCATTTTGTGCTGCTGACCCTGCTGTCCAAGAGCATTGCCCAGACCCTGCAACGCTTCTACATGGCGATCTCGCTGCTGCTCAACAGCGGCCAGAACAGCATCAGCGCCGAAGAATTGGAGGATTTGTGCACGATCATGGCCCAGCGCCTGTCGATCCTGCATGGCCTCAATGCCCCGGAGTTTTTCGACAAGAGTCTTTTCCGACATTTCATCCAGACCCTGCTGGAGCAAGATGTGCTGCGCCGCGATGAAGCCGGCAAATTGAGTTACCACGACATGCTCGGTGAACTGGCCGAAGGCGCCGCCAAACGCGTGTTGCCGGCGGAGATTCGTTTGTCGATCCGCCAGGTGGCGTTGCACCGCGTGGATGACACCCCGGTCGAATCTGAAGCAGTCAAACCTGAATAA